Proteins encoded within one genomic window of Cryptococcus tetragattii IND107 chromosome 12, whole genome shotgun sequence:
- a CDS encoding alkylated DNA repair protein AlkB has product MSMENTSSTLTAFRQAEKHFKNRANKDIYPSLRQWQDRLIDLSRPDSQEEDEIWAAGWWSPDHDIVPVATNGRRRKGIVKKNKGERPELDTASHKSLPLHGGKTGYIVAPGCILIPGYLTAKQQLSFLYDSLVQYTLPPNPLSLSTHYDLPPDLFSLFVSDPEATVLPKHMTGAVNPEVLASASQPKSRKLNDTEPASVIGYEEIIARNKAWTGDVPSDKLEAKEVRKLWKEIRWANLGWVYQWSTKSYDFTPETPIAFPAPLAELCSEAVASVPWENVFSSESDPDAATYGWQSWPRDYKPDTGIVNFYQLNDTLMAHVDRAELDPARPLVSVSLGHAAILLLGSDSRDEVPRPIILRSGDMLIMSGKGRQAYHGVPRILEGSLPSHFLVQESDSENMKAAKNWISTARININARQVFPPGFERLK; this is encoded by the exons ATGAGCATGGAAAATACCAGCTCCACCTTGACCGCTTTCAGGCAAGCGGAAAAGCACTTCAAGAACCGGGCTAATAAAGATATTTACCCTTCACTTCGTCAATGGCAAGACCGTTTGATCGACTTGTCCCGGCCAGATTCtcaagaggaggatgaaataTGGGCCGCTGGATGGTGGAGTCCTGATCACGATATTGTGCCAGTAGCTACAAAtggtagaagaagaaagggaatAGTGAAAAAGAATAAAGGGGAGAGACCAGAGTTGGACACTGCGAGCCATAAATCTTTGCCTTTACATGGCGGGAAGACTGGATATATTGTCGCTCCAG GATGTATTCTTATACCGGGCTACCTTACGGCCAAACAACAGCTTTCCTTCCTATATGACTCACTCGTCCAATACACTCTGCCGCCTAATCCCCTCTCACTTAGCACGCATTACGATCTCCCTCCCGACTTGTTCTCCTTATTTGTATCAGATCCGGAAGCGACCGTCCTTCCAAAACACATGACTGGCGCAGTCAATCCCGAAGTACTTGCATCCGCTTCCCAACCAAAGAGCAGGAAATTGAATGATACAGAACCGGCATCAGTGATAGGGTATGAAGAGATTATAGCTCGGAATAAAGCTTGGACAGGGGATGTGCCTAGTGATAAGCTGGAAGCGAAAGAGGTGAGGAAGctttggaaggagattCGGTGGGCGAATTTGGGATGGGTATATCAA TGGTCGACAAAATCGTATGATTTCACACCAGAAACCCCAATAGCTTTCCCCGCCCCTCTTGCTGAACTTTGCTCGGAGGCAGTAGCATCAGTGCCATGGGAAAATGTGTTCTCTTCAGAATCGGATCCAGACGCTGCGACATATGGCTGGCAATCTTGGCCAAGAGATTACA AGCCTGATACGGGAATTGTCAACTTTTACCAATTGAATGATACTCTCATGGCTCACGTAGATCGTGCAGA ACTAGATCCCGCTCGACCGCTGGTTTCAGTCTC TCTGGGACATGCTgcaatccttctcttggGTTCCGACTCTCGTGACGAAGTACCTAGACCGATAATACTTCGTTCCGGCGATATGCTGATCATGAGCGGTAAAGGCAGACAGGCGTATCATG GCGTACCCCGTATCCTTGAAGGAAGCCTTCCATCACACTTCTTGGTACAAGAAAGTGATTCTGAGAACATGAAGGCAGCGAAGAATTGGATAAGTACAGCTAGGATTAACATCAATGCTAGACAAGTTTTTCCACCAGGTTTTGAGAGATTAAAGTGA